The following nucleotide sequence is from Paeniglutamicibacter kerguelensis.
AACTTGCCGCCGCGGCTCAGTCCGACGCCGAGCGCGGCACCACCCAGTCGGTGGTGTCCCTGGAGATCGACGTCGACGTCGCCCCGGCCGACACGGCCGACGTGTGGCTGCGCTTGCACCTGCTCTCCCACCGACTGGTGCTGCCCAACGACGTTAACCTCGATGGCGCCTTCGGCCTGCTGAACAACGTCGTCTGGACCAACTTCGGCCCGTGCGCCGTCGAGGGCTTCGAGGCCACGCGCCTGAGGTTGCGCCGCCGCGGCGTGCTGAACGTCCTGGGCGTCGACAAGTTCCCGCGCATGCTCGACTACGTGGTTCCCTCCGGCGTGCGCGTCGCCGATGCCGGCCGCGTCCGCCTCGGCGCCCACCTGGCACCGGGCACCACCGTGATGCACGAGGGCTTCGTGAACTTCAACGCCGGCACGCTCGGCACCTCCATGGTCGAGGGTCGCATCTCCGCCTCCGTGGTGGTCGGCAACGGCTCGGACGTCGGCGGCGGCGCCTCCATCATGGGCACGCTGTCCGGCGGCGGCAAGGAACGCATCACCATTGGCGAGCGCGTCCTGCTCGGGGCAAACTCGGGCGTGGGCATCTCCATCGGGGACGATTCCGTGGTGGAGGCCGGCCTCTACGTCACGGCGGGCACCCGCGTACTGCTCAACGGCCAGACCATCAAGGCCGTGGAGCTTTCGGGCGTGCCGAACCTGCTCTTCCGCCGCAACTCCGTCACCGGCGCCGTCGAAGCCATGGCCCGCGCCGGCCAACACGTGGAATTGAACAGCATCCTGCATGCCAACTGATGCCCACCACCGGGTGCTCTCGATGGGCACCCAAACCGGGGAAACCCATCGGCGAGGCCGCCATGTGCGGCCCCGCCGATGGGGGCGTTCCCTGCTGGCGCTGCTCATCGCCTGCGGGTTGATCGGCGGCGGACTCTACGCCGCCATGAATTTCATCGGCCTGAACCAAGGCCTGGTGC
It contains:
- the dapD gene encoding 2,3,4,5-tetrahydropyridine-2,6-dicarboxylate N-succinyltransferase, whose protein sequence is MTPVDTRPDIDSPRPLRIASAHGLATYASDGSVLDVWFPDPHLGNLEDAAKVAGELAAAAQSDAERGTTQSVVSLEIDVDVAPADTADVWLRLHLLSHRLVLPNDVNLDGAFGLLNNVVWTNFGPCAVEGFEATRLRLRRRGVLNVLGVDKFPRMLDYVVPSGVRVADAGRVRLGAHLAPGTTVMHEGFVNFNAGTLGTSMVEGRISASVVVGNGSDVGGGASIMGTLSGGGKERITIGERVLLGANSGVGISIGDDSVVEAGLYVTAGTRVLLNGQTIKAVELSGVPNLLFRRNSVTGAVEAMARAGQHVELNSILHAN